The Episyrphus balteatus chromosome 3, idEpiBalt1.1, whole genome shotgun sequence genome segment aaattttttctcaaaaatgtccTTAGATGATAATGGTTTTAAGAATTTATGCAAAGAAGATCgttcaaaagttttgtttttattcatgttTTTTGTACGATTTATGAACATTTCTTCATAAGCATTTAATAAATTTGGGTTGTTAATTTCTTTTAACAAACGAAAACCTgctattttatgatttttatcaaTCATATGATCTGCTGGTGTTGATTCGTGTAATGTTTTTGAGTGTATCGCTTTATAGTGTTCTGACCatctaattttagtttttcttcttgtttggcCTATATATATTTCATCACAGTCTTGACAAATCACTGAATAAATTCCAGATTTCTCAAGAATATCTGTTTTGTCTTTTATGGTCCCAATTAGATTTTTGACTTTATTACCATTGCTATTTGGTGatagttttattgaaaaattatttagtacTCTTTTTAAAGAGTAAGTCAACCCTTCAATGAATGTACCACCCATATATGCTAATACATTTTCTTTAATAGGAACTAAAGAGGTTAAATTCTTCAAATCTTTTTTCTctcgatgtttttttaataaactattgACTATTCTATTAGTATAACCGTTTATTTTTGCTAttctttgaatattttcaacctctttattataattgtttttgctAAGAGGAACATTAATAGCACGGTAACAATAGGAATTCAAAGCTGCAAATTTAGTTTGTTTTGGATGATTTGAGTTGGATGGAATACATCTGTCAGTGTTTGTTGGTTTTCGGTATATATCAAACTCTATCTGATTATCGACTCTTTTAACCATGACATCTAAAAATGGTAACTGAAAATcaatttcactttcaaaagtAAATCTTATTACTCCTTGCatgacattatttaaaaaatcgagaaaatttgCAAGTTTATCTTTATGGATGATAATATAGGTATCGTCAACATATCTGACCCATAATAATGGAAAGTCAGGGTAGTTTTCTTTAGCTTTTGTTTCGAATTCAGCCATAAAACAATTTGCTGCAAAAGCAGATAAAGGGTTGCCCATAGCCAGACCTTCAGTTTGTTGATAGACTTTATCATCAAATTGgacataattttttgaaaagcataAATTAACAAGACGCATGTATTCACTTACCCTTAAATCATCTAGCGTATTTATATTTCTTAGCCAATTCTCAATTGATTCTTCAGCTTTTGATATTGGAATACTGTTATACATGTTGTCTATATCTATTGAAGCTTGAATGAAGTCATTTGGAATATTTACATTTCTTGCAGTTTCGATAAATTGTAATGAGTTTTTAACATAATATCCAGATGgttgttgaaattttgaaaactctTTACATAACCATTTCGCCAAGTCATGTACTGGTGATCCAACTCCACTACAAATTGGTCTCATTTTTAAATCTCCCACTTTGTGGATCTTAGGTAATGCATAAAGTTTTGGAATACTATAGTTTGAAggtattaacttttttcttagaTATTCTGTCGTGATGTTATTGCACGATTTAAGAGTCAATTTTGTTTTCGCTTGCCAGCTGTTAAGTTTTATTTGTGGTTTGTTGACAAGAACATAACTCCCATTATTAAGAATGTTGGAAACCTTCGCTTTATAGTCAGATTTATCTAATACTACAACTTTATTACCTTTATCTGCTTTTAAAATGATGATGTTGTCTTCAGCAATCTTTTTTCGCAGAGATGTTAAAATACGGTTTTGCTGTTTTGCTAATGTACCATATTGTTTTTGAGATGATATAAAAGTTTCAATGGTTTTTTCAACATCAACACGGATTGCATTTCGGATGTCAggacaaaaatttgaaatggtTGTTTCGATTTCTGCGATAATTGGATCTAAATTATTGTTTCCTTGAATTGCAAAATTAagtccaaaattcaaaaaattcatttcatcATTTGTGAGTATTGTGGATGATTTGCAGCAAATTGTTTTATGGCTGAATTCGAAACAAAAGCTAAAGAAAACTACCCTGACTTTCCATTATTATGGGTCAGATATGTTGACGATACCTATATTATCATCCATAAAGATAAACTTGcaaattttctcgattttttaaataatgtcatGCAAGGAGTAATAAGATTTacttttgaaagtgaaattgATTTTCAGTTACCATTTTTAGATGTCATGGTTAAAAGAGTCGATAATCAGATAGAGTTTGATATATACCGAAAACCAACAAACACTGACAGATGTATTCCATCCAACTCAAATCATCCAAAACAAACTAAATTTGCAGCTTTGAATTCCTATTGTTACCGTGCTATTAATGTTCCTCTTagcaaaaacaattataataaagaggttgaaaatattcaaagaaTAGCAAAAATAAACGGTTATACTAATAGAATAGTcaatagtttattaaaaaaacatcgagAGAAAAAAGATTTGAAGAATTTAACCTCTTTAGTTCCTATTAAAGAAAATGTATTAGCATATATGGGTGGTACATTCATTGAAGGGTTGACTTACTCTTTAAAAAGAgtactaaataatttttcaataaaactatCACCAAATAGCAATGGTAATAAAGTCAAAAATCTAATTGGGACCATAAAAGACAAAACAGATATTCTTGAGAAATCTGGAATTTATTCAGTGATTTGTCAAGACTGTGATGAAATATATATAGgccaaacaagaagaaaaactaaaattagatGGTCAGAACACTATAAAGCGATACACTCAAAAACATTACACGAATCAACACCAGCAGATCATATGAttgataaaaatcataaaatagcAGGTTTTCGTTTGTTAAAAGAAATTAACAACCCAAATTTATTAAATGCTTATGAAGAAATGTTCATAAATCGTACAAAAaacatgaataaaaacaaaacttttgaacGATCTTCTTTGCATAAATTCTTAAAACCATTATCATCTAAggacatttttgagaaaaaattttaaacgcatTTATTCACTTCCCTTTTCTTCttgttattataaaattatcattattagacattaaaataactttaaatttcaattacttaacaaaattattaaaatttcaatttatataaaaatatttttgattaatttgtaaacttatcaaaaaatttttttaaattatattttttgctaTCACCTGAAGatgaaaagttaacttttcgaaaacgtttgtaaataaatacaactattgtacgaggataagaagtgttttattatatacctaatTATAAAACTCGTACAGAAATtccaaatataattcaatacgaATTAATagataattttgtaaaatgtatatttaatttcttatattttcactttaatttttTGCCTAATGGTGGTCAACTTCCGTGGAATTATCCAGTGGTTTAATCATTTACGAGAAAAGAAATAAGCAAGAAAAATGTTGTATACCGTCCAGTTTTTTACTATAGACTATAGGGAccatagggcaagtattggtttcgtgtggaaaaaaaaattcgaggttttaatcaaaaccaacattacgatgatggagaaggtcaaaaaaatgttttcgtcatgccgtccggcggtctgtgcgtccatctgtacatcgagctagggcctaaacggatggatggatttgcttgaaacttgatACAGATGActtttacgtaattttttaatatcccCTTTTTAACatatatctcccatataacgttttcgaggaattgcgattttctcgaaaacggctcgaaatttcgattaaatttaatgtacttaatactcttattgattctaacaaaactccttttttagtttttctcaaaaaattcggagaacggacgttgccgtttttcaaaaaaaatgacatattttttaagttcatatatttcatcaaagcataagtcaattttattaaaaacttacaGACAATATTTTGAagtttcaaatgtaaaaaaaaaatttataaagtttttgaaaaaaatttgttttttaatttttgtaaaaataaaatttttaacattaaatttttttttgattttttcttctcgacactaaacaaaatcttaaatttccaatagataatTAAGATAACTATACTTTGTACTACAAGAACAAATACCtgcaacccagtcgtgcattttattttcttcatttgCCTAAAAAAAAGAACCCCGTTACACATAATTTCTTTTAATCAAATCGTTggtgtctttttttgaaaaaaaaatactactttttccattttcttcatACTGttaatttttgtcgaatttttgtttcttagaaaaagcaatactttatttgtttgaaataaaatttctgtTGAACGTTTTTCTTCTTAGTGATATCTTCATAAGAGCCAAGAATAATATTTCCAAAATCAGAAATACGTCAGTGATATGGAGCACCATTAtcacatttaatttatttgataacATTTCACCACAAAGACTAGAAGACGTCTTCGAAGACAAGTACGACGAAAAAAACTACGATGACTACGCGAAGACATGTCATATTCGCtgtaataaaatgataaaaatgtcTACTTTTCATATAAAGTTGGTTGAATtgctcttcttttttttttttttgttcttcatctTTTGAGTCCTTTGCAAGCAATGTATACTCTCCactaaaatgtcatttttcttttCACATATAGGAAAGGTATACCTGCCCTGCTTTCATTAGCATTAAAACTTAATATCACCTCTACAACCCCCCATACAACttgaaataatgttaaaaaaaaagaaatgtgaaagagtttttgaaaaagagcgAACGACTTtttggaagaagaagaaaatcaaAGTCGGTAAAGAGCATAAAGTGACATCGAAATTTATCACCACTCGAGTTCTTTACTGACAAAACTTTTGCTCTCCCTTAGGGgagcagaagaaaaaaaaaaacaatattctccaacaaaaaaggatttttcGAAGAAGAAGAATCAGTTTCTTGCAATGTGTGTGGATGCTTCTTATATACAAAAAAGGACACCAGGTATAGTAGAAGGTATATCTTCACtacataatatttttaagaatctATTACAAGTTAAAGTTAACTTTCTAAAAGGTATAGTACTCGATTAAATGGGCTTAAAGTAAATGGAAAAGTTATCGTGTGTAGGTAAATTTAGAAACATATAAAACTTTTAAGGTTCTTATGGAAAGAAATACCcaagtttatttaaattgtatgcttaaaactgttttttagaGTTTGTAAAATAAGCATTTGCAAATGTTCATGCATATTCACTTGAACATTTTGTGTTGACATTTCCAGAGAATTGTGAAGATGTGAGATTATaatgttgttttgtttatttatgtatttctttttttttatctcttgtGTAAGACTTaagactttataaaaaacaaccGACAGTGCATCAtggttttatgtatttttgtgaAGTGAATTTATGTGAATTAGATTTACACACATTAGTTGgaaaattgagattttacaatttacaaactaaatttaaaactgCTGCTATTTATTATGTAGCTAGAAGGTgtggttagaaaaaaaaaagcataccaattttatttttaaaatttttttccaaaaaattatttataaaaaaattagtttttttaaaaacgattttgaaatttttttttttaaatgcatgttaatatatcaatcaaaactgcattctgcatacttgttttgtgggacgatttaatttcagatgttgatttatttttttgaaaaacgaattttatttatttttttttttataaacctacatttttcaaatttttatataaaaagtcttaaaaatttaagcaacttgaactctaagagcaagtttgtgcgacccagtcttgcattttatttcatgtaaaacggtgtttttttttaggtgtaataaaaaataaaatgtacctaTTGCAAAAACTAAGGTATGTATCCTATTGAGATTCAGAAATTATGTTACATTTCAGATTGGAAGcaagaatctaaaaaaatcataatattatggtttaagtttttttttttttaatggaaaataaattaactgGCCACCCTAATGAATTGGTTATAACATTACTTTTGGCATAGAAATCAATAACAACtagttattataaaattaaattattttcggttaaagggtattttttttcgaGGTGGAAGTAAATTCTGTAATAAGTCTCAAAAAGCAAATGATTCGTTAAGAACTTAAGTTTATAGAGGGTCTATTTGTAATGGGTagatacatttatataaaatgagCCTTTCGGTGAAAGGGTGTCTCTTtgagtgaagaaaacaaaaatacttccTTGtcgtcgaaaaaaaaacaccctctcactcaaaaatttaactttttccaaatttcattagggtacaacttttttttgtgtttattaatttttttgtactaaATTACCTGCAGCTACTATGACACATAATGTTCATTGGCCAAGATTAGCTTATTTTTCTGCTAGCTTAAAGCGGTAAGCGGTGTCGTGTGAATTCCACTGCTCCCATCTTGTacctttttataatttattttcgttaaagaggaaaattcttgttaaaaaagCGCCAGTGGTACAATATGAGGCAGCATTTGTAATTTTTGGCAATTTATCAAATTCGATCTGTTTTCTATTTAGTATGATTATTAGGTAGGTAAATCTGGCTGATTTGGTAAAAGTAGTTTTCTTGACATCCAAGGATCTTGGCACTAGGTTCTATGATGGTCAAGTTTGCAACCAAatcgtcgcccgagagttgttttgtcgtaaacgccaaaatgcacttttttaaactggatatgtagtaataggttttagaacgttctcttttcatttctgttatcagatttgtcctatcgtttacctttactgagataattagtgtgcattttgtcgtatatccacaaaataagcatcggattagcgttggtttgtcgtaagcgccaacttttggcgtttacgacaaatattctatgtatttttcagcttttttttcttcagtattggtttgtcgtacgtcgtacaaaacagatacggtagaaaatttcgaacttgttttgtcttacatgtatgcaggtatatgacccaaatagaatataaacaaatttaataaacctactagaaaagtatttattgaaaataaggacttcatgtgctataaggacaacgaatttaaaaactaaggtgcaaggaagaaaaaagtgcatctgagagacatctcaaatgttgtatttaattttgtcatggttcttgtcgtttgttcctgccgctagatacttgacctcatcctcggtcgcaagtaccgcttataaatatgtagacttgttgatcttctatcgaacacaagatcaagaagtcgaccgtcggtcgcgggcgcCGCTTCGTTCAAGCGCGTTGTCTTGAGCAAAGTTAAAAAAGGtcgcagttttattgttttattgttgtacacttattgatcttgtcactTCGTTCGCGCGCGCTGTCTTCGACGAAGTAAACTGAAAAAAAGATTGCTGTTTTATTGCTGTATACTTCttgatcttgtatcgaacacacaagttcaacaagtcgactgtagtcgtgggcgccgagcccgtggcgcctcttcgttcacgcgcgttgtcgtgaacgaagcgaaaaaggcttgctgtgagttttgttattgcacccgctcgcaaaaaacacctgctggtcgaaaattatttttttaaggcgccattgttcttcgctaaatttgagttattattttgcaaattgatgatactttcacactattttataaagcgagCGGTAGAAAAGTGGAGTATAAAAtctcatcaatatttaaaacatataaaaagtctaccatagcaactcctgtaaatttgttcagccaatgtcttcaaattactaaaaaatctaactcgataactaaggataagattattgatatttaaagccttttcatatttatgcctaaatcagaccaagaatattatgaagcgttattcaaatcaaaaaattagaataaattctttagtttgatatttatttaatttacttttttttgtgaccatatattaatttactaatttaaccaaacttggtttatttttattttatttctttcatatttcatagccacaagatgacttttattttttgttaagatatttttttaatttttttttatgtttatggtcatattttttggtttttctttatttttaatctatttattctaataattgagcctctaagtcaaaccaatactaattctatgtaataagaaactattttttaaatgtttaattaataaataaaaaacgaactgtgaaaatttttttatttattttttagtattggaatgtcgtatgtgcgcctactttgtcgtacgtgtatgggatggaaaaaaaagttgattttggtggcgtttacgacaaactgattttggataaaaaccttgataatttgaaaactaaaatagatgtgacaattttgacaacataaatatgaagaagatatcgcacaaaatattctattattctatcggccagtttttttttataaaagctcaaaccttaaaatgcgatttcccaaaattccaaaattggcgtatacgacaaaacaattctcaggcgacgaAATAACGAATCGGAATATAAgaacagtgccggtttaagcactaccggcgcccctgggcaagatttcaagtggcgcctctcaaaaaaaaattcattttaaaacaatttttaaaatcacgaaaaaagcaatagcagattatgtcttacctctcatatactgcttattaatgcatttattgacaatgtgcagtttattaaagtacataaggttaactttaaaaaaaattaaatattcatgtcatttaggctcaattgacaagtttacctttatttctgacttttttgtttaaacacatttaaagagtaggtacagttggttttatttgaacaatattttttcaaaaactttttcaactaagtacattaatgtcgttttcgattggaatcactcaatgattcactcattctgaaattcaataaaaaagtttgaatcacttccacccaattctgaatcttaatatctgtattggtgaaaaatcaaataattttttttgttttttttttttcagtaggagaataaaaaacttgtagcaggcttctgaatgattccggacgcttccggacggccaatcgaaaacgacatacctttataagtattaggtttgttcgttgtgagctctagggcactctgggtcgctccgaattcgttgtcaagcgttttttgtagctcctttttcaaccagagttatttaatctgtgttcgatgttcgctgatgaaactaaaggcGTTCGATGTAAagtgaaaacccgagaaactctgatttttttgacagttaattgacatgACTTGAGTGCCCTGGAGaagggaacaacgaacagatctattcttttattctcacacacaaacgtagttttttatgagaaatggagaagttgtcaatttttggcctttctggattttgggttttcgggattttggtttttcggaattttcggattctgggttttcgggattttggagtttcgggtttttgggttttcggaatttagggtattctggattttgggcttcctGGACTTTAAATTTCGGGTTTCTGTCTGTCTTccttctgtttctttattcattattacagcctggatattaccagctatgatttagtgttttatatgtatataggggcgcctttgcaaaaattaaattggttggaggaatattaagattgctttagtctttcaaaagaaattggggcgccttgttcttcaaagatgaacgaagattttggacaccattgtccttccggaagccaaacaaattaactcaaaactggggggcgccttcattcttcaaaaagtttaaaacaaacaatacgagcgccgttgaaaaagtaaaatagaaaaaaattggggtgcctttgtgaaagtaaaaataaataaaacatcgattggatagacttcgtt includes the following:
- the LOC129915038 gene encoding uncharacterized protein LOC129915038 produces the protein MNFLNFGLNFAIQGNNNLDPIIAEIETTISNFCPDIRNAIRVDVEKTIETFISSQKQYGTLAKQQNRILTSLRKKIAEDNIIILKADKGNKVVVLDKSDYKAKVSNILNNGSYVLVNKPQIKLNSWQAKTKLTLKSCNNITTEYLRKKLIPSNYSIPKLYALPKIHKVGDLKMRPICSGVGSPVHDLAKWLCKEFSKFQQPSGYYVKNSLQFIETARNVNIPNDFIQASIDIDNMYNSIPISKAEESIENWLRNINTLDDLRVSEYMRLVNLCFSKNYVQFDDKVYQQTEGLAMGNPLSAFAANCFMAEFETKAKENYPDFPLLWVRYVDDTYIIIHKDKLANFLDFLNNVMQGVIRFTFESEIDFQLPFLDVMVKRVDNQIEFDIYRKPTNTDRCIPSNSNHPKQTKFAALNSYCYRAINVPLSKNNYNKEVENIQRIAKINGYTNRIVNSLLKKHREKKDLKNLTSLVPIKENVLAYMGGTFIEGLTYSLKRVLNNFSIKLSPNSNGNKVKNLIGTIKDKTDILEKSGIYSVICQDCDEIYIGQTRRKTKIRWSEHYKAIHSKTLHESTPADHMIDKNHKIAGFRLLKEINNPNLLNAYEEMFINRTKNMNKNKTFERSSLHKFLKPLSSKDIFEKKF